The Pseudoalteromonas carrageenovora IAM 12662 DNA window CATTGCATTTCTATCAAACGGAATGCTCGCTCGTGAAAAGTACAATGCATTTTTATTTATGTCACTGACCACTTTAACCGCATTTGGGTTAAACACTTCATCTTGCTCTTCAATAGCAACACTAAGCGTGGCCATTGGTGCTCTTGAATCATTTAAAAGTGAAGCCACTTGAGATACATTTTCTGGCGCTAGCAATGGTTCATCACCTTGAACATTAACTACAATCGTATCGCTATTAAGTTTTAATGAATCAACAACTTCAGCTAAACGCTCAGTACCCGATTGATGATCTTCACGAGTCATTACAACATCACGCGTAAAACGACTGACTTCATCAAATACTTTTTGATGATCGGTTGCTATAACAACTTTGCTCGCACCCGATAAGCAGGCTTTTTCATATACATGTTGCACCATAGGCTTACCGCATATGTCAGCAAGAGGCTTACCTGGTAAGCGTGTAGATGCATAACGAGCAGGTATTATAACTACGAATTCCACTTTTCAATCTCTTCTAAAGATAACTCACGGGCTTCATTTTCAAGTAATACTGGAATATCGTCTTGTACAGGATAAGCAAGTTTAGCTGCTGTGCTAATTAACTCATTATTATCTTTATCAAAACGTAATTTTCCCTTACATACTGGGCAAGCAATTATTTCAAGTAACTTTGTATCAAAGGCCATTTAGTATTCCTTTTTCTTTTAATAATAAATTTAATTTGTCTATAACAATATCTGTAGGCTTTGCATCGACTGGTAAATAATACCAGTTAGCTTTAGCAAAAGAGCGGCACTTTACCGCATCCTTTTCAGTCATTACTATGCTCTGCTCACCAAATTGCTCAAAATCATCAGCACTGTAAGCATAATGGTCTCTAAAGTGATGGGTTGATAATAACTTTATACCCAGTGCTTTAAGAGAGTTTTCAAATCGTTGTGGATTACCAATTGCACTGACTGCATGTGCTTGGGTTATTTTAGTTTTAGTTTCACCACCCGAATTAACTGAGCAAAGAGCACTCGTTTGCAATTGATAGCTATTGTTTGCATCACCCCCGTTTTCAATAACAATATCTACGCTATTTAAACGCTTTGTTGTTTCACGTAGCGGCCCCGCTGGCATCAATAAGCCATTACCAAAGCGGCGCTGACTATCAACAATGCAACATTCAATAGTACGCGGCATTTTGTAATGCTGCATTCCATCATCTGAGATGATGACATCGAGCTTATACTTTTCTTCTAATAGGGCAATGTTTTGCTGACGATCTGGTCCTACAGAAATCGGACATTTTAAACGATGATATAAAAGTATGGGCTCATCGCCAGCTTGAAGCGTAGTTATGTTATCAGTTACTAGTAACGGGTAACTATCAGATTGCCCTCCATAACCTCTGCTTATAATACCAACCGATAAACCTTGCTTAGTTAAATGCTCATACAGCCATAACACAAATGGGGTTTTACCATTCCCACCTACGCTAATATTCCCAACAACAATAATGGGGGTTTTACATGCAAAACCACTTAATAAATTATAACTGTATAAAATTGTGCGAATTGACGAAATGAGCCAAAACAAAGCACTTAATGGTAATAACAAAAACGTGATTAGACCAAATGGTTTAAACCAACTTTGTTCTATTTTACTCACGCCTGATCACCAAACTGCATTTTACATAATGCTGAGTAAGTGCCGTCATTAGCAAGTAAGGTATTATGGTCACCACTTTCGATAACACGACCATTATCAATTACATAAATACGGTCACTGTTTTCAATAGTAGAAAGCCTGTGTGCTATTACAATAGACGTTTTATCTTTCATTAATGTATCAAGCGCATGCTGAATTAATTTTTCAGATTCTGTATCTAGTGCAGATGTAGCTTCATCTAAAATTAAAATTGGCGCATCTTTTAAAATTGCGCGAGCTATAGCTATTCGCTGGCGTTGACCACCAGAAAGCATTACACCGTTTTCACCCACCATTGTATTAAGCTGCTCTGGTAAATCTTTTACAAACTCCCAAACATGGGCTTGTTTAACTACTTGATCTAATTCTTTATCAGATACATTTCGTTGAATACCGTAACAAATGTTATTTGCAATCGTGTCGTTAAACAGCACCACCTGCTGTGATACTAAAGCAAATTGGCGGCGTAAATCTGTTAATTTATAATCTTGTAGAGGAATACCATCAAGCAAAATTTCACTTGGTAGCTGTAAATCATAATAGCGGGGTAACAAGTTTGAAATAGTTGATTTACCAGACCCTGAGCGACCAACTAACGCTATATTTTCACCAGCTTTAATTGTTAAAGATAAATCGTTTAAAACGGCTTCATCTTTAGTTGGGTACTTGAAAGTTACACTCTTAACTTCAATTAAACCTTTAACTTTATCGACTGAAACGGTGCCGGTATCTTTTTCAATGTCTTCATCTAACACTAAAAAAATACTTTGCGCGGCAGAAATACCACGCTGCATATCACTATTAACGTTAGCAAGTTGTTTAAGTGGGCGAAGTAACATCATCATAGATGCAATAAGCGCCATAAAATCACCAGACGTAATAGTATCAATCATTGATGGTAGCGATACGGCCCATAAAATAACGGCCATAGCACTTGCTGCTAAAATTTGAATAATTGATACGCTTAACGCTTTTGTCGCATCCATTTTAATTCGCTGCTGGCGGTTATGGTTATTGATCTTTGAAAAGTGCTTTACTTCTTGGTCTTGCCCGCCAAATCCATGAATCACTTTATGGCCGCTAAGCATTTGCTCAGAACTACGGGTAACCTGCCCCATAGCGGATTGAATATTTTTAGATATGTGGCGAAAGCGTTTAGATACTACAGCAACTATTACCGCTACAAGTGGAATGATGACTAAAAATATTAGTGAAAGCTTCCAACTGGTATAAAACATTACACCCAGTAAAAAGACTACAAAAGCCCCTTCGCGTACAACTATAAGTAACGCTTTAGTAATTGCTTGCTGAACTTGTTCTGTGTCAAAAGTGATTTTTGAAATTAAATCACCGGTTGAGTTTTTATCGTGAAAGGACACAGGTAAATGGAGTATGTGCTCAAATAACTGTTGGCGCAAAGAGCGAACTACTTGTGAACCTACATAGCTTAAACAATAAGAAGACATAAAGTTGAAAATACCACGCCCTAATACTAACGCTATTACTACAAAAGGTGCGTACTTTAAAACTTCTGTATTACGTTGATTTAAGCCTTGATCAATAAACGGCTTCATTAATTGAATAAATAAAGCGTCCATTGCTGAATATCCAATCATGCCTATAATTGCGACGATAGCGACAGTCTTGTAATCGCCAACGTAAGAAATCAAACGTTTATATATTTGTGTAGTACTTTGATCCATAACACTCTCTAAATACAGTAACAACCTGTATTGTATCCTCCGATGAGAGAAAACTAAACGTCAATCTTTGATAAACCAATAACTTTCCTGCTCTCTTGCTGTTTCTATAACCAAATCATGTGAATAAAATTTAACAGTTATTTGTCCAAGTTTACCTGTTGTAAATTGTTTGGAGCCAGCCTCTTTATAGCGCGTTACTACAGAAGGCTTTGGAAATTCCCACTGACCTTTGTAAGCACTTGAATGAATAACAAATTGAGGTTTTACCGCATTAATAAATTCACTGCTCGATGATGTATCGCTCCCATGGTGTGGGCTCAACATTACAGTACTTTGCAAGTGATTTTTTGAAGCAACTAGTAGAGCCTCTCGAGATTTAGATATATCACCCGTAAGTAATACACTGTGGTTATGATTAAATACCCTAACTACACATGAATCATCATTTTCGTTATTAAACTTACTACTGCTAAAAGTTTGTACTGTTAACCCTCGAAAATTTATACTTTTTTCATCACATGCATCACTTATACTTTTAGAGTGAAACTGCATAAGCGTTGTTTTATATCCTGCATCTATAAAATGCTTTAACCCGCCAGCATGGTCATTATCTTCGTGACTCAAAATGGCAGTGTCCACGTTTAATTTATTAGCTTTTATATAAGGTAATAAAATACTCCTTGTACGACTGTATCGATTAAAATAGCTGGGTCCAAAATCATAAACGAATGCGTGTTTATCTTTTTCAATTAAAACCATTAACCCGTGGCCTACATCAAAAACATGTAATTGCCACAAAGGCTTATTTTTTACAAAATAATTAAACGTAATTGCAGCAATAGGTAATAGAGCCAACCACTTATAAGGTAATAAATACAATAGCAGCATTGTAGCGTACGAAAATACAACAAAAGTTAAACTCACTTGCCCAGTACTAAGCCATCTAAGTACTTCAGGTATCTGATTAAGTAGATTAAATAAATGATGTACCCCATGGTCAAAAAATTGAATTATTAAGCTTATATCTATAAAACTACTTAAGAGAGTAAACACGATTAATAAGGGTAAAATAACTATTGAAAGCACTGGAATTGCCACTAAATTGATAACCAAACCCGCTATGCTCACTCCATTAAAAAAATATAAAGATAGTGGCAGTAACCCACAAAACAAGCCAAATTGAATGACAATTAAAGCCAGTACTTTACTTTTTAAACGCGTATTTGTTATTGATAATTTGCTGATAACAATAAAAATAATAGCGACGGCTAAAAAAGAAAAATAGAGTCCAGGATTCAATAAATAAAATGGGTTTATTGCAAGAACAATCACAAGCGCGAATAAAACACTTCGCCATCGAAGAGGCTGTTTGGCGATAAAGTACAGTAATAAATAACACGCTAACATAACTAACGCACGTGTCGCTGACACTAAAAAGTTGCTTAAATAAACATATATAAAAGCGGCTAAAAAGCCTGAAAGACTGTAATAAATAGATAAATTTTTTGATTGATCAAATAACAGGTTTATTTTTATAAACACAAAGCGCGTAAATATATAAGCCAAGCCAAAAATCAAACTTATATGCAATCCAGATATAGCTAATAAATGACTTAGCCCAAGTGATTGCATAAGTTGTTTGTCTTCAAAACTCATTAAAGACTTATCTCCACTAAGAAGAGCATAATAAAGCCACAGCAACTTTGTATGCTTATAGGTGTTTTTTAAAAAATTTTGATAGCTTAAAATTAAGCTTTTATTATTGTTATGTTTTATTTCTAACTTTTTATTAAGAACTTTACCTTTAAATAAAATTCTATTTATAAATGCATAGCGCTCACTATCAAATACATAAAAGTTCTTATTACTTCTAAAATACTTCAAATTTAGTGAAGCAGAAAACTCATCACCTACGTATAAAACATCTTGTGTATTTACACTCAGCAAAGCTTTTGGAGCTCTAAAACGCGAGAATGTATTTGTCTCTAAAGATAAGATTTTAACTTTTATATATTGAGGTGCTTTAGAAGAAATTATCTCTTCAATTTTGACAGTAGAACTAAGCGCATACTTTTCATCCTGTTTTGGTATTTCAAAGCTATAAAAAGCATAAAAATTGATACCTACACAGCAAATTGCGCAAATAAAGCCTAACAATACGTTTGAAAACGGCTTAAAATAAGCGCTTACAATAACAATGGAAATTGTGAATATTGTGAATTCGAGAGTTTGGTAATAAAATACGGTTGTTACACAACCAATTACAAACCCAAGACATATCCACACAGATGTAAATGGTTGCTTTAAATGGCTAAAAAAACGATCCAAAGATTTTTACCTGATCCAAATACAATTAGGCATCATAAAATGCTAAAAATATTTGGACGCCTATTGCAAGATGCAAATCTTTGGCATTTAAATAGACGCTCCGCACGAGGCGCGTTTGCAGTCGGGTTATTTTTTGCCTTCATCCCTGTCCCTTTTCAAATGGTTTTAGCCGCAGCTGGCGCTATATTATTTAGAGTTAATATGCCTATTTCTGTTGCTTTAGTGTGGCTAACCAACCCTTTGACTATGCCGCCTATTTTTTATGGTTCGTATTTAGTGGGTACTTTAATTCTAAACCAACCTGAGCAACACTTCGTATTTGAAGCGAGTTGGGAGTGGTTTTTACAAAGTATTGAAACTATTGGCCCGGCATTCTTATTAGGCTCTTTAGTATGTGCTTCCATAGCTTCTATCATCGCGTATTTTGGTATTGATATAATTTGGCGCCGCTCTGTTAAAAAGGCATGGCTCGCTCGTAAAAATAATTAATATTTATTATAGACGAAAAAAAACCAACTTTATTAAGTTGGTTTTTTTGTAACTAATATTTTAGTGCTTAGAATCGAAATACACGTCTTAAGCCAACTAATGGTAATAGTAATAATGTATACCAAGGGAAACTTGCAGAGCTACGCTCGTACTCTTCAGCCTCAGGTGCAGCGCAATTTTCTACTTCACCATTAGCAATAGGCGTAAGTTTTACCGCGATTGCAACACTTTCGTATTCAATTTCACCGTTAACATCGGTTTCAATACCACCTAAAGTATCGCGTTTTTCAACCGTTTTAGTCGCTGTACCAAAAATTTCATTATTTTCATTAATTGATGTTGCTTCTACCATAGTGTAACCGTAGTCAGTTTCACCATCAGTATCATAACAAGGCAATAAATCATTTAAATTAGTGATGGTATCTTCACCAATTTTGTAAATAAAGGCTTCTTTTCGGCGTGTATTATCAGAAACACCTACTTCACCTTCACCAACAATATAACCTTGGTTGTTTATATCATTACCGTATGAGCTTGAACTTGAGAAATAATCTGTTGGAAACACAGTATTACCCGTTTCAATATCATGATAGAAAAATTTACTTCTTCTTGTACCCTCAATAAATTTAACTGCGTTACCAGTTATAACGTCGTTATCGTTGATGGCAACTGCACTACCAGAAATCCAATCATCTTCCTGATCTATAAAATCAGTTACTGCCCCATCTTTAAAATATACAGGCATAGTAATAATTGTATCGTCATCTTTGTAATAACGTGTATTTGAAGAACCTACAATTACACCATTTTCATTTATTGCTAAAGCAGTACTTGTAAATGCATCGTCTTCAGTTTCATCTTCATCAGGAGCAAGCGCTAAGCCTAGCTCTTCAAATGAAGTGATATTTAAAGACTCATCAAGCTCCCACTTAACTGCGCGTTTATTAAATAAACCTCGAGAAATATTAGAGTTTAATAAGTTAATACAAACGGATGTTGGCTCATCTTCATTATCACAGTTATCTTCGATATCTTCTTCTCTTTCAAGTGGAATATCGATAGATGCATTACCTACAACTGTGTAGCCACTGTTCGTTTTAATAATATCATTTGCGCGACTCGTACCGCCATATTCATTAAATTCTGGCTCTAGAGGTACTTGTACGCCACTTGAACTTATCACGACACCACGTTCAATAAACTCATGGGTGAACCATGTTTCAGCATCGTCTTCGTCATCAGGTGTAAAAGATACTTTGTCATAAGGCGCACTGCCCCAACCAACCATTACACCATCTTCACTAACTGCATTAAAAATATTTGTTGTTGAGCGTGTTAGGCCGTCATAATCGACAGATGCTATATCAAATAACGGTTGCTCTGTTACTTGCTCATCTGAAAATACAACCCCAATTAAAGAGCTTAGTTTTTGGTATTCAAAGTTAGTTGAAATACCTAAAGAAGAACTCGATAAAAAGCTAACCATAAAGCTATGGGCATCTGGGTTTGTACTTACAGCATCATTATTATCAATATCATCAAGTGTAAATGTAATTTCTTTATCACTTAGTTCGTATGCCGCTTCTTCGCTGTCGTATGCACTTTCAACTACACTTTCACCGAAGTCTATGTAGCTGGTATCGATTGGTAAGTTATATAAGCCGTTTGCAAAGCCTATAATATGCCCGCTTTCGCTTACATCTGATACGTAAGAATATTTAGCGTCTTCAAGAGTCCCTAATTCACTTAACTGGTAAGTAGCACTTGTTGCAGATGTGCTTAATGTCGCTAAAATACTGGCAGCGAGTAATTTATATTTCATTTTAGTCCTTACTACTGATTCTTTAATTCTTCAAGTTCTTCCCAGCGCTCAAAGGCAGCTTCAAGGTCAGACTCAAGTTGTGCTAAATGGTTCAATGCTTTAGTGGTAACGTCACTGTCTTGTTTAAAAAAGTCAGGGTCACTCACAATTATTTGCTGAGCTTCTACTTCAGCCTCAAGTTGTTCCATTTTATTTGGTAGTTGCTCTAATTCAAGTTTTAATTTGTAAGAGAGTTTATTGCTTTTACTTTCTGCTTTAGCTACAGGTTCAGGCGCTGTTTTTTCAATTTTTTTTACAGGCTGCTGTTGTGCTGTTTTAGCTTGTTCAGCAAGATAATTAACATAGGCTTCATAATCACTGTAACCACCAACGATATCCGTTACTTTACCGTTACCTTCAAATGCCCAAACACTTGAACATGTATTATCAATAAACTCGCGGTCATGGCTAACGATTAAGACCGTACCTTGATATTGATTAATAATATCTTCAAGTAATTCTAGCGTTTCAATATCTAAATCATTGGTTGGTTCATCGAGTACCAAAATATTAGATGGCTTTAAGAAAAGTTTTGCCAGTAGCAATCTGTTTTTTTCGCCACCAGAGAGCGCTTTAACAGGCGTGCGAGCTCGAGCTGGCGGGAATAAAAAGTCCTGTAAGTAACCAAGTACATGACGAGAACGCCCGCCCATCATTACTTCTTGCTTACCTTCTGCCACATTATCTTGAACAGTCGCTTCTTCATCTAATTTTTGTCTGTATTGGTCAAAATAAGCAAACTCTAGATTTACACCTTGCTTAATTACACCGCTATCGGCTTCTAAATCCCCAAACAAAAGCTTTAAGAGTGTTGTTTTACCTATACCATTTGGACCCACTAAACCTATACGATCACCACGCATAACCAAAGTAGAAAAATCATCAGCAATTACTTTGTCTTTAAATGCATGATTCAAATGTTTGGCTTCAAAAACTAACTTACCTGAGCGATCAGCTGTTTCAATATTAAAATCTGTTTTACCAACTTGATCTACACGTTGTTTACGCTCGTTTCTAAGTTGCTTAAGTTCACGTACACGTCCTTCGTTACGTGTTCTTCTTGCTTTAACACCTTGACGGATCCAGGCTTCTTCTTCGGCAAGTCGCTTATCAAACAACGCATTTTGACTCTCTTCAACTTTCAAATCATGGGCTTTTTGTTCAAGGTACGTAGCGTAATCACCAGGGTAAGATATAAGTTTCCCGCGATCCAAGTCCAAAATACGAGTGGCAACAGCACGAATAAACGCACGGTCATGCGATATAAATACAATGCCGCCCTTAAACTCTTTTAAAAATTGCTCAAGCCACATTACACTTGCCATATCTAAATGGTTCGTTGGCTCATCAAGTAATAATAAATCAGGCTCACTTACAAGTGCGCGAGCAAGTGCAACTTTACGCAACCACCCACCCGATAAAGACTCAAGCTTTGCTTCAGGTGTTAATTCTAATTGCGTTAATACTAATTGAATACGGCTATCAAAACGCCATCCATCAGCCGCCTCTAACTGATTTGATAAACGTTCAAGTTTATTGAGTAATTTATCTGTACATTCAGTTTGTAGTTGCGTGCTAACATGATGAAAATCAATGAGCAAATTAGCAATCTCAGGCATACCTTGGGCTACGTAATCAAATACTGTACCACTGGCGCCTTTTGGTGGATCTTGCTCTAGGCGAGATATTTTTAATCCACCTAATTGGTTAATTTCACCATCATCAAGAATAACTTGGCCATCGAGTATTTTTAAAAGTGTTGATTTACCAGCACCATTACGGCCAACAATACACACTCGCTCACCGCTTTCAATTACAGCATCCGCATTATTAAGTAACGCATGAGTGCCAAAGGCAAGTTGTGCTTTTAAAATTCTAATTAAATCCATAGTTCTTATTTGCTCTTAATCTGCTTGCGTCATAAATTCACGTGCACTGTGTGCACTAAAAGGCCAATATAGTTGCAGGCCTTGTTCACTTTTTAATACAGGAATACGTGTTTGATACTTGTTAATAAGCTGCTCATCAGTAATTATATCAACCAATTCTAATGAGCTTGAGGTATCAAGCAAATTAGTAACTAGTTGCTCAGCTTGCTCGCACAAGTGGCATCCATCTGTATGATACAAAACCCATTTAGCCATGCGTAATTAACCAGCTATTGTGAATTTTTTTGTTGCGCTTAAAATCTGGCGATAATGTATTTTCAGAAATATTAACTGCTTTTAAACCTAAACCAATTAAGCCTACTTCATCCATAACAAACCCACGCTTGTTATTAGAAAAAATTAAGGTACCTGAAGGGCTTAAAATCTTTTTAACCCAAGTTAGTAACTTAATATGATCACTTTGCACATCGAATGCATCTTTCATACGTTTAGAATTAGAGAACGTAGGCGGATCTAAAAATATTAAATCGTATTGTGCTGTTGCGTGCTCAAGCCATTTTAAGCAATCGGCTTGCTCAAAACGATAACGTGTATTACTTATATTATTTAAATCAAAGTTATCTTGGCCCCACTTTAAGTAGGTTTTAGATAAATCAACTGTAGTAATAGCCTTTGCGCCGCCAAGCGCTGCATGCACTGATGCGCTTCCTGTGTACGCAAATAAATTTAAAAAGCGTTTATCTTTAGCATTTTCTTGAATATAACGACGTACTAAACGGTGATCTAAAAACAGGCCTGTATCTAAATAATCAAACAAATTAACTTTGAATTTTGCGCCAAATTCTTCAACTACCATTGTACGATTTTGCTTTGCCATAGGTGTATATTGCTCTTCACCCTTTTGCTTTTTACGTACTTTTACAGCAATGTTTTCTGGTGAAATTTTTAACTGCTGTGCTGTTAAGCTAATCACATCTTGAAGACGTTTATCTGATGTTTTTTCATCGATTTCTTTTGGTGCTGCATACTCAAAAATAACAGCCGAATCGCCATATACATCTACGGCTACGTTGTATTCTGGAATATCAGCATCATATACACGATACGCTTGAACCTCATTTTGCTTCAGCCAGTTTTTTAACCCTTGCTTGTTCTTTTTCAAACGATTAGCAAACGACATAGAGCCTTCAAAGTTAAGTGCTGGCTTATCTTCCGTCGTTAAACTAACTTGCTTATCATCTAATTGATACAAATTAAGCTCAACATCAAGCGGTCCATTTTTAAACTTATAACGTTTAAGCCTAACTAGTTTTAACAGTTTAAATAAGCTCTCATCCATGCCCAGTAAAGCAAGTTTCCAGTGGTTAAAGTGCTTTTTAAAACCAACACCCATACTACGGTGTAAATTTACGAGTTCGGCCATAGAGCCAATCCGTTCGCCATAAGGTAAGTTTGAAATAACGACCCCAGGTAATTTAGCAACGGGTGTTAATTTAGTCGCATCGCTTTGTTTAAATTTAATAACAGTATCAAGCTCAGCGCGCTCAGCATTTGCTATGGCTTTATCGAGTACCTGCGAATCGTAATCGTGACCAATTAACCATAATTTAGGATCGGTAATTTGCGCTAATAGCTCTTCACGAAGTTGTTTAAATTTAGCAGCTCTAAAGCTTGGCAAACGCTCAAAAGCAAACCCTTCTCTAAATAAACCTGGGGCTTCATTGCGTGCCATGCCCGCAGCTTCTATTAAAATAGTGCCTGCACCACAACATGGGTCAAATAAAGGTTGATTTACATTATCAAGCCAACCACTTCGTTTAATAAGTGCAGCGGCTAAATGTTCTTTAATTGGCGCTTTACCTTGACCTTGACGGTAACCACGCTCAGATAAACGCGGGCCAGAATAGTCAATATACATTGAAACGCCATGGCGATTAAGACGCGCAACAACGCGCACGTTTGCATCTTGTTTATCTACATTTGGGCGCTGCTCATATAAATCATTGAAATAATCTACAATGGCGTCTTTAATCACTAGTCCTGAAAACTGAGTGTTTTTAAGTGAGTCATTTGTACCATTAAAATCAACGGCAAATGTTTGTGTAGGACCAAACCACTCTTGCCATGGTTGTAAGCGAGCAAACTTGTATAGGCTATCTTTGTCGTTAACGCCTTCTTTTTCTTCGATAAGCATAAGCACACGCGTAGCAAAACGGCTTGATAAACACACCTTTTGCGCCAGTAATGAGTCAGCCTCAAAACGAACAGAACCCACATTTTGCTTAGAGACAACTGCGCCAAGCTCTGTTAGTTCATCAACCAATAAATTTTCGATTCCGATAGAAGTAAGTGCGATAAATTGCAAAGTAATAACCCTTAATAGCTAATTGCGCAGGATTATAACATAGGTTGGGGAACAAACGCGCCATAAACACACGTATAAACGTTAAAATTGGTTATGCTGTTTGGCTTTGATATTGCTGGTTTAAAAGTGGGTGAACGCGATTATTAAGAACACGGATCACTTCAAACTGCTCAAGTGATAAATTATCATCAAGTTTAAAGTTTTCGTTCAAATTAATGCAAATAGAAGCATCAGGGCAATGCTCTACAATTAAGAATTCACCAATTTGGGCTTTAGAGGCAAGCTTAATGATTGCTTCAACACTTGGCTCATTACCGGTATATTCTTGAAAAAACCAACTTTTAGCAAGTACAGGTTTTAAGTGAAATTTTACAGCTGTTGCATTTAACGCTATTTGGCATATTTGAGCAGGCTTATATAAATTAAAACCGTCTAAGTAATTATAAACTTGTTCGTAAAATGCAGCATCTTCAAGGCTAAAGCGAGGATTACTAAATACGCAGTCGGTAAGTTGTCTTAATTTATAAGGTGTGCGTAATTGCATATCATCGTCTAAATCGAGTAATAAACGATTTTGTTTAGGACAAGCAATCCACTGCCATTGCTTTGATGCTTGTAACATGTGCTCCTCCTTGGATAACGTAGTAGATAAATAATGCAATAAGCTTAAAGTATAACCGCTTTTGACCATTTTATAAATGCCTGCTTAGAACATTTATTGAACGATCAAAAGCTTAGATAACTGATCCTTATAAGCCGTTAACGATCGACTTGACCAATTGTGGACCTTTGTAGATGAACCCAGTATAAACCTGAACCAAATTTGCACCGGCATTTAACTTTTCTTTTGCTGATTGGGCATCATCAATACCCCCTACCCCAATTATTGGTAAGTTACCTTTGGTTAAGCGTTTTAATTCGCTAACTACATGCGTAGAGCGCTCTCTCACAGGCAATCCAGATAATCCACCCGCTTCATCAGCGTATTGTAGCCCCATTACTGCACTGCGTTCTAACGTGGTATTAGTTGCAATTACACCATCAATTTTATTACTTAATAATGATT harbors:
- a CDS encoding DUF3466 family protein; this translates as MKYKLLAASILATLSTSATSATYQLSELGTLEDAKYSYVSDVSESGHIIGFANGLYNLPIDTSYIDFGESVVESAYDSEEAAYELSDKEITFTLDDIDNNDAVSTNPDAHSFMVSFLSSSSLGISTNFEYQKLSSLIGVVFSDEQVTEQPLFDIASVDYDGLTRSTTNIFNAVSEDGVMVGWGSAPYDKVSFTPDDEDDAETWFTHEFIERGVVISSSGVQVPLEPEFNEYGGTSRANDIIKTNSGYTVVGNASIDIPLEREEDIEDNCDNEDEPTSVCINLLNSNISRGLFNKRAVKWELDESLNITSFEELGLALAPDEDETEDDAFTSTALAINENGVIVGSSNTRYYKDDDTIITMPVYFKDGAVTDFIDQEDDWISGSAVAINDNDVITGNAVKFIEGTRRSKFFYHDIETGNTVFPTDYFSSSSSYGNDINNQGYIVGEGEVGVSDNTRRKEAFIYKIGEDTITNLNDLLPCYDTDGETDYGYTMVEATSINENNEIFGTATKTVEKRDTLGGIETDVNGEIEYESVAIAVKLTPIANGEVENCAAPEAEEYERSSASFPWYTLLLLPLVGLRRVFRF
- the uup gene encoding ATP-binding cassette ATPase Uup, encoding MDLIRILKAQLAFGTHALLNNADAVIESGERVCIVGRNGAGKSTLLKILDGQVILDDGEINQLGGLKISRLEQDPPKGASGTVFDYVAQGMPEIANLLIDFHHVSTQLQTECTDKLLNKLERLSNQLEAADGWRFDSRIQLVLTQLELTPEAKLESLSGGWLRKVALARALVSEPDLLLLDEPTNHLDMASVMWLEQFLKEFKGGIVFISHDRAFIRAVATRILDLDRGKLISYPGDYATYLEQKAHDLKVEESQNALFDKRLAEEEAWIRQGVKARRTRNEGRVRELKQLRNERKQRVDQVGKTDFNIETADRSGKLVFEAKHLNHAFKDKVIADDFSTLVMRGDRIGLVGPNGIGKTTLLKLLFGDLEADSGVIKQGVNLEFAYFDQYRQKLDEEATVQDNVAEGKQEVMMGGRSRHVLGYLQDFLFPPARARTPVKALSGGEKNRLLLAKLFLKPSNILVLDEPTNDLDIETLELLEDIINQYQGTVLIVSHDREFIDNTCSSVWAFEGNGKVTDIVGGYSDYEAYVNYLAEQAKTAQQQPVKKIEKTAPEPVAKAESKSNKLSYKLKLELEQLPNKMEQLEAEVEAQQIIVSDPDFFKQDSDVTTKALNHLAQLESDLEAAFERWEELEELKNQ
- a CDS encoding glutaredoxin family protein, encoding MAKWVLYHTDGCHLCEQAEQLVTNLLDTSSSLELVDIITDEQLINKYQTRIPVLKSEQGLQLYWPFSAHSAREFMTQAD
- the rlmKL gene encoding bifunctional 23S rRNA (guanine(2069)-N(7))-methyltransferase RlmK/23S rRNA (guanine(2445)-N(2))-methyltransferase RlmL, whose translation is MQFIALTSIGIENLLVDELTELGAVVSKQNVGSVRFEADSLLAQKVCLSSRFATRVLMLIEEKEGVNDKDSLYKFARLQPWQEWFGPTQTFAVDFNGTNDSLKNTQFSGLVIKDAIVDYFNDLYEQRPNVDKQDANVRVVARLNRHGVSMYIDYSGPRLSERGYRQGQGKAPIKEHLAAALIKRSGWLDNVNQPLFDPCCGAGTILIEAAGMARNEAPGLFREGFAFERLPSFRAAKFKQLREELLAQITDPKLWLIGHDYDSQVLDKAIANAERAELDTVIKFKQSDATKLTPVAKLPGVVISNLPYGERIGSMAELVNLHRSMGVGFKKHFNHWKLALLGMDESLFKLLKLVRLKRYKFKNGPLDVELNLYQLDDKQVSLTTEDKPALNFEGSMSFANRLKKNKQGLKNWLKQNEVQAYRVYDADIPEYNVAVDVYGDSAVIFEYAAPKEIDEKTSDKRLQDVISLTAQQLKISPENIAVKVRKKQKGEEQYTPMAKQNRTMVVEEFGAKFKVNLFDYLDTGLFLDHRLVRRYIQENAKDKRFLNLFAYTGSASVHAALGGAKAITTVDLSKTYLKWGQDNFDLNNISNTRYRFEQADCLKWLEHATAQYDLIFLDPPTFSNSKRMKDAFDVQSDHIKLLTWVKKILSPSGTLIFSNNKRGFVMDEVGLIGLGLKAVNISENTLSPDFKRNKKIHNSWLITHG
- a CDS encoding cell division protein ZapC domain-containing protein, with the protein product MLQASKQWQWIACPKQNRLLLDLDDDMQLRTPYKLRQLTDCVFSNPRFSLEDAAFYEQVYNYLDGFNLYKPAQICQIALNATAVKFHLKPVLAKSWFFQEYTGNEPSVEAIIKLASKAQIGEFLIVEHCPDASICINLNENFKLDDNLSLEQFEVIRVLNNRVHPLLNQQYQSQTA